Proteins co-encoded in one Zavarzinia compransoris genomic window:
- a CDS encoding YDG domain-containing protein — protein sequence MGTITAKALTASLTGTASKVYDGTTTATLTTGNLSLAGVLGTEAVTLTPVTAGIYDTKTVGTGKTVTVTGLTLTGPDAANYTLAS from the coding sequence ATCGGGACGATCACGGCGAAGGCCCTGACGGCGAGCCTGACCGGCACGGCGAGCAAGGTCTACGACGGCACCACGACCGCGACCCTGACCACGGGTAACCTCAGCCTCGCGGGCGTCCTGGGCACGGAAGCCGTGACCCTGACCCCGGTGACGGCCGGCATCTACGACACCAAGACTGTGGGCACCGGCAAGACGGTGACGGTCACCGGCCTGACCCTGACCGGCCCCGACGCGGCGAACTACACGCTGGCCTCGA